The following are encoded together in the Phyllobacterium zundukense genome:
- a CDS encoding UPF0262 family protein has translation MADPAFCLCDVSLDDARIEREQAIAVHDLLEDNMFVPVGHAGGPYRLRIALAEGRLALHIATDREAYDVSHYLSLTPFRPLLKDYTRMCESYYDAIRRPGPERLQALDMGRRGIHDEGSELLRERLVSKITIDKHTARRLFTLLYVLLVRNASSRILSS, from the coding sequence ATGGCCGACCCGGCATTCTGTCTCTGCGATGTGTCGCTTGACGACGCGCGTATTGAGCGCGAACAAGCCATTGCTGTCCACGACCTGCTTGAGGACAACATGTTCGTACCAGTAGGCCATGCCGGCGGCCCCTACCGTCTCAGGATTGCATTGGCAGAAGGACGCTTGGCGCTGCACATTGCTACCGACAGGGAGGCGTATGACGTGAGCCACTATCTGTCGCTAACTCCTTTCCGCCCACTGCTCAAAGATTATACACGCATGTGCGAAAGCTACTATGACGCCATCCGTCGCCCGGGTCCTGAAAGGCTGCAAGCACTGGATATGGGTCGTCGGGGTATCCATGACGAGGGATCCGAACTGCTGAGAGAGCGGCTCGTATCGAAGATAACGATCGACAAACATACGGCCCGCCGGCTGTTCACGCTTCTCTACGTCCTGCTCGTGCGGAATGCCAGCAGTCGCATTCTATCAAGCTAA
- a CDS encoding Glu/Leu/Phe/Val family dehydrogenase, producing MQANSIGFLESVDQNFRHAMTFLDLPEGLTERIIQCNSTYTVRFGVRLRGRMYSFTGWRSVHSEHCEPVKGGIRYAPNADAEEVEALAALMTLKCSLVDVPFGGSKGALKIDPREWTPQELERITRRFTQELNKRGLIGPGLNVPAPDVGTGEREMAWMMDEFRRANPTDVVNARACVTGKPLSKGGIAGRSEATGRGVQFAIQSFLRDHRTKGLNGRRDLKGASVIVQGFGNVGYHAAKFLSEEDGARVTIVAERDGYIANPEGLAIEKLKQHQIRTGSILGFEGARSFAGDMTGVEQSCDVLIPAAMENAIHAENAERIKAHLVVEAANGPVTFEADQILRSRGVTILPDLYVNAGGVVVSYFEWVKNLTHIPFGLMERRRRERRNQTIAAALERMTGKEFPADIRDEFLEGGAEIDLVRSGLEDVMRSTWTRIADLLETQPELGDYRTAAYVASIRQIADAYEAIGI from the coding sequence ATGCAGGCTAATTCCATTGGCTTTCTGGAAAGCGTCGACCAGAACTTCCGACATGCCATGACATTCCTCGACCTTCCTGAGGGCTTGACCGAGCGGATCATTCAGTGCAACTCGACCTATACGGTGCGGTTTGGCGTCAGGCTGCGCGGGCGCATGTACAGCTTTACCGGTTGGCGCTCGGTCCACAGTGAGCACTGTGAGCCCGTCAAAGGTGGTATTCGCTACGCGCCAAACGCCGATGCCGAAGAGGTGGAAGCGCTTGCAGCCCTGATGACGCTCAAATGCTCGCTGGTCGACGTGCCCTTCGGAGGCTCGAAAGGCGCACTGAAGATTGATCCACGCGAATGGACGCCCCAAGAGCTTGAGCGCATCACCCGAAGGTTTACCCAGGAACTCAACAAGCGCGGTCTGATCGGGCCGGGCCTCAACGTTCCTGCCCCCGATGTCGGCACGGGTGAGCGGGAAATGGCCTGGATGATGGACGAATTCCGACGTGCCAATCCCACCGATGTGGTCAATGCACGTGCCTGCGTGACGGGAAAGCCGTTGTCAAAGGGTGGAATTGCCGGACGCAGCGAGGCGACGGGCAGAGGCGTGCAGTTCGCCATCCAAAGCTTCCTTCGAGATCACCGCACCAAGGGATTGAACGGTCGGCGGGATCTCAAGGGAGCCTCAGTGATCGTCCAGGGATTCGGCAACGTCGGCTACCATGCCGCAAAATTCCTGTCAGAGGAGGACGGCGCGCGAGTCACCATCGTTGCGGAACGGGACGGCTATATCGCCAACCCCGAAGGTCTGGCCATCGAGAAACTGAAGCAGCATCAAATCCGTACCGGCAGCATACTCGGCTTTGAAGGCGCCAGGTCCTTCGCGGGCGATATGACCGGTGTTGAACAATCCTGCGATGTCCTCATTCCGGCCGCGATGGAGAACGCCATCCATGCCGAGAACGCAGAGCGCATCAAGGCGCACCTCGTCGTTGAAGCCGCCAACGGCCCGGTTACATTCGAGGCCGACCAGATCCTGCGCTCGCGTGGAGTGACCATTCTCCCGGATCTCTATGTCAATGCTGGCGGCGTGGTCGTCAGTTATTTCGAGTGGGTGAAGAATCTCACCCATATCCCCTTCGGTCTGATGGAACGGCGCCGGCGCGAGCGGCGAAACCAAACGATAGCCGCAGCCCTTGAACGGATGACCGGCAAAGAGTTTCCGGCCGATATCCGCGACGAATTTCTTGAAGGAGGCGCCGAGATTGATCTGGTAAGGTCCGGGCTCGAGGACGTCATGCGCAGTACCTGGACACGGATTGCTGATCTTCTTGAGACGCAGCCGGAACTGGGCGACTACCGGACAGCCGCCTATGTCGCGTCCATTCGACAGATTGCTGACGCATACGAGGCGATTGGAATTTAA